A stretch of Coccidioides posadasii str. Silveira chromosome 2, complete sequence DNA encodes these proteins:
- a CDS encoding uncharacterized protein (BUSCO:429862at4751~EggNog:ENOG410PQTS~COG:U~TransMembrane:2 (i46-64o76-96i)~BUSCO:13971at33183) — translation MATSLPKVPIYSLNELKSTTDDAIAPYLTSLPNPYTFVENNSKSNIRLLLGYGAVSIAAVSFYIDYTKGWEATKPWILPAVIAYFVLNLALTLWIWGVEGGQIFEGSGDEIERLRICSSTKKHAPLYHLHIHHTSSLGNMPQEKTAVAPFTQWFSGDGIFHCEAFRQWLAAEIGIPWSAPRSKLNM, via the exons ATGGCCACCAGCCTGCCCAAGGTCCCTATATACTCCCTCAATG AATTGAAGAGCACCACCGATGATGCTATTGCGCCGTATCTCACCTCGCTGCCGAATCCATACACCTTTGTTGAAAATAATTCGAAGTCCAACATAAGACTACTATTAGGCTATGGTGCCGTGAGCATCGCAGCTGTTTCTTTTTATATCGACTATACCAAAGGCTGGGAGGCTACAAAACCATGGATCCTCCCGGCAGTAATTGCGTACTTTGTGCTGAACCTTGCGCTGACTCTCTGGATCTGGGGAGTGGAAGGTGGTCAGATTTTTGAGGGATCGGGGGATGAAATTGAAAGA CTTCGCATTTGCTCTTCGACCAAAAAGCATGCTCCCTTATATCATCTTCATATTCATCATACCTCATCTTTAGGCAATATGCCGCAAGAGAAAACAGCTGTGGCGCCATTCACACAATGGTTTTCTGGAGATGGTATATTTCATTGTGAAGCATTCAGGCAGTGGCTTGCAGCTGAGATTGGCATCCCATGGTCAGCTCCTAGAAGCAAATTGAATATGTAA
- the EMC3 gene encoding ER membrane complex subunit 3 (BUSCO:353685at4751~EggNog:ENOG410PKAD~COG:S~TransMembrane:3 (o16-34i130-151o182-201i)~BUSCO:12312at33183) has translation MVSQSSEQMILRDPALFYWILIPITIVMILTGILRHYATVLMATPPKPAASLAEYRERLALLRGVNLRNNASAVLTPSSLSARKAYLICSYQSGVFLKDPDARGKGPPNPMTDPAGMDAMMGMMKGNMAMMIPQTLIMGWINAFFSGFVILKMPFPLTIRFKSMLQSGVMTRDLDVRWVSSLSWYFLNLFGLQPVFGFIFGSDHAAGQMMHQMGPNNPTAAVNPFGPGQDPDKMFLAEAENLEVMDHHCILDGIEDRLLQRVSST, from the exons ATGGTGTCTCAGAGCTCTGAGCAAATGATTCTCCGGGATCCAGCATTGTT TTACTGGATCCTAATCCCTATTACTATTGTCATG ATATTAACTGGTATCCTTCGCCACTATGCCACCGTACTGATGGCAACTCCGCCAAAACCGGCAGCAAGCCTTGCAGAGTACCGTGAGCGTCTGGCGCTGCTCCGTGGGGTTAACCTCCGCAATAACGCTTCTGCTGTCCTTACACCTTCTTCCCTTAGCGCCCGAAAGGCCTACCTTATCTGCTCGTATCAAAGCGGCGTCTTCCTGAAAGACCCTGATGCGCGAGGCAAGGGACCCCCAAATCCTATGACAGATCCAGCCGGTATGGACGCGATGATGGGTATGATGAAAGGGAATATGGCTATGATGATACCGCAGACCCTTATTATGGGGTGGATCAATGCGTTTTTTTCGGGCTTCGTTATAC TGAAAATGCCGTTCCCATTGACTATTCGGTTCAAGTCGATGCTGCAATCGGGGGTCATGACTCGTGATCTCGATGTGAGATGGGTGTCTAGTCTTTCTTGGTACTTTCTTAACTTGTTCGGACTGCAACCTGTTTTTGGTTTCATCTTTGGGAGTGATCATG CCGCTGGACAGATGATGCACCAAATGGGGCCGAATAATCCTACCGCTGCGGTTAACCCGTTCGGTCCTGGGCAAGATCCAGATAAGATGTTCTTGGCCGAAGCAGAGAACTTAGAGGTCATGGATCACCATTGTATTCTTGATGGAATTGAGGACCGCCTCCTCCAAAGGGTATCGTCCACTTAG
- a CDS encoding uncharacterized protein (EggNog:ENOG410PPP5~COG:S~BUSCO:12954at33183) — MIFKLFMVISVSSRRILRTESFEPSRLIPKNHIDDEQSKKIMHQFPITMGDLADIPHVSNQGPSQSRFPDLAHDSLLISDILSKTREVNIFASLTREFEYLSNQLENKSKNAIVLAPTNIAIENLSHKPWESTRHYVNFGEREAYVGKNGEERAADNLKTFVEAHIIPSKTWSEEKEASTLAGQKLIWRKDETGKSYIYPGHIGIKRIAGQVSNGEVWVLDGVIEHLQPEIRNSAERKLTPTS, encoded by the exons ATGATATTCAAACTCTTTATGGTGATATCTGTGTCGAGCCGACGGATCCTCCGAACTGAATCTTTTGAACCAAGTCGACTGATTCCGAAAAACCATATCGACGACGAGCAGTCCAAGAAAATCATGCACCAATTCCCGATCACTATGGGAGACCTGGCGGATATACCTCACGTCTCCAATCAAGGGCCTAGTCAAAGCCGGTTTCCGGATCTTGCCCACGATAGTCTTCTCATATCGGATATCCTTAGCAAAACTAGGGAAGTCAATATTTTCGCCTCCTTAACGCgagaatttgaatatctttcCAATCAGCTTGAGAACAAGTCGAAGAATGCAATAGTTCTGGCGCCGACGAATATCGCCATAGAGAATCTATCACACAAACCTTGGGAAAGCACTAGGCACTATGTCAATTTCGGAGAAAGGGAAGCTTACGTGGGGAAGAATGGCGAGGAAAGAGCCGCCGATAATCTCAAGACGTTTGTCGAAGCTCATATAATACCTTCGAAAACATGGTCTGAAGAAAAGGAGGCGTCAACTTTGGCAGGTCAAAAATTGATTTGGCGAAAGGACGAAACTGGAAAATCCTAC ATTTATCCCGGCCACATTGGGATCAAAAGAATTGCCGGCCAAGTTTCCAACGGTGAGGTTTGGGTCTTGGACGGTGTGATCGAGCATCTACAGCCAGAAATTAGAAATTCAGCGGAAAGGAAACTGACCCCCACATCGTAA